In Candidatus Rickettsiella isopodorum, the following are encoded in one genomic region:
- a CDS encoding efflux RND transporter permease subunit encodes MRFTDIFIQRPVLATVISLLILVLGIRSLTLLQVRQYPYTENAVITVSTVYTGADPALIAGFITTPLENSIAQAQGIDYLTSSSTQGSSSIQANLLLNYDPNKALTEINTKVNAVINQLPKQSQQPTLSIAIGETIDSMYIGFYSPKLASNQITDYLTRVVQPKLQSVHGVQQAEIVGQHLFSLRAWLDPAKLASYGLGADDVANALANNDFIAAVGRTKGDMVTVDLTVNTGLNNVEQFQNLIVKAQNGAIIRLKDVAKVTLGSQSYNTAVKFDNKPAVYIGIKVAPTANVLSVIKNIRKAMPDITAQLPQGLNGKIVYDESRYINSSIHEVMTSLIEALVIVTLVIFLFLGSIRSVIIPVIAMPLSLIGAFFIMLLLGYTINLLTLLALVLAIGLVVDDAIIIVENIYRHIELGQSPFEAAIKGARELAVPIISISVVLIAVYVPIGFMGGLTGALFTEFAFTLAGAVAISAIIALTLSPMMCALSLKPSVKDQHKGFVGFIDAKFAKLREFYERLLHGSLNNVSVTIVFAFIILSSIYFLYATSKNELAPQEDQGIIISLLTAAPNATLQQTQLYSNQVFKIFETYPETDHVFQLDGVNGLNTSIGGMVFKPWNERKRTTNQLQPQIQHLFDGIAGARVAAFQKPSLPGGGSGLPVQFVITTTDDYIKLNDVSQTLLDEARKTGLFVYLDSDLKLDKPQTTIQLDRDKASQLGLTMADVGDLLASAMSENYINYFNFDGRSYQVIPQVMRGYRLNADQLLSYYLKIPNGSVIPLSTIARLKTIVVPESINHFQQLNSATISAVPFPGVTMGGALQGLQTIAKKIFPENYTMDYAAQSRQYQQESSALILTFFLALIIIFLCLAAQFESFRDPLIILVSVPMSICGALIFISLGIGGASLNIYTEVGLVTLIGLISKHGILIVQFANDLQQEGHKKREAIQMAAGIRLRPILMTTASMVLGVIPLILATGAGAISRFNIGLVIASGISIGTLFTLFVVPAMYLLLAQDHHAQTVSDMPQDSILER; translated from the coding sequence ATGCGCTTTACGGATATTTTTATTCAGCGACCTGTGTTAGCAACCGTGATTAGTTTATTAATCTTGGTGTTAGGAATACGTTCGTTAACTTTGTTGCAAGTTCGGCAATATCCTTATACTGAGAATGCCGTAATAACGGTTTCTACAGTATATACGGGTGCTGATCCTGCTTTAATTGCAGGATTTATCACGACACCACTAGAAAATTCAATTGCGCAGGCGCAAGGAATTGATTATTTAACTTCAAGTAGTACACAAGGTAGTAGTTCGATACAAGCTAATTTGCTATTGAATTACGATCCGAATAAAGCATTAACTGAAATTAATACCAAGGTCAATGCCGTTATTAATCAGCTACCTAAACAATCTCAACAACCTACGTTGAGTATTGCTATTGGTGAAACCATCGATTCGATGTATATCGGTTTTTATAGTCCGAAGTTAGCGAGCAATCAAATTACGGATTATCTGACTCGAGTGGTACAACCGAAATTACAAAGTGTTCATGGTGTACAACAGGCTGAAATTGTTGGTCAACATTTATTTTCACTCCGTGCTTGGTTGGATCCCGCTAAATTAGCTTCTTATGGTTTAGGTGCTGATGATGTGGCGAATGCACTAGCTAACAATGATTTTATTGCGGCGGTCGGACGTACCAAAGGGGATATGGTCACCGTTGATTTAACCGTAAACACTGGTTTAAACAACGTAGAACAATTTCAGAACTTAATTGTCAAAGCACAAAATGGCGCCATTATACGTTTAAAAGATGTCGCTAAAGTGACGTTAGGTTCACAAAGTTATAACACAGCGGTTAAATTTGACAACAAACCGGCTGTTTATATCGGCATTAAAGTAGCGCCGACTGCTAATGTGCTTTCTGTTATTAAAAATATAAGAAAAGCTATGCCCGATATTACTGCACAATTGCCGCAGGGATTAAACGGAAAAATTGTTTATGATGAAAGTCGCTATATCAATAGTTCTATCCATGAAGTGATGACCAGTTTGATAGAAGCTTTAGTGATCGTTACGTTGGTTATCTTTTTATTTTTAGGCTCCATCCGCTCAGTCATTATTCCGGTTATTGCTATGCCCCTATCCTTAATAGGGGCATTTTTTATTATGTTATTGTTGGGTTATACGATAAATTTACTGACGTTGTTAGCTTTAGTATTAGCCATAGGTTTGGTCGTCGATGATGCAATTATTATTGTAGAAAATATTTATCGACACATCGAATTAGGTCAATCACCCTTTGAAGCGGCTATCAAAGGGGCGCGAGAGTTGGCTGTTCCCATCATTTCGATATCGGTCGTTTTAATTGCGGTTTATGTGCCGATAGGTTTCATGGGTGGATTAACGGGCGCACTGTTTACTGAATTTGCCTTTACTTTAGCGGGGGCAGTTGCGATTTCTGCCATTATTGCCTTAACGCTTTCTCCCATGATGTGCGCGCTCTCTTTAAAGCCCAGTGTTAAAGATCAGCATAAAGGTTTTGTTGGTTTTATTGATGCTAAATTTGCTAAATTACGTGAATTTTATGAGCGCCTTTTACATGGGTCATTGAATAATGTATCGGTAACCATCGTATTTGCATTTATTATTTTAAGTAGTATTTATTTTTTATATGCTACTTCTAAGAATGAATTAGCACCTCAAGAAGACCAAGGAATTATTATCAGCTTATTAACTGCAGCACCTAATGCGACTTTGCAGCAAACGCAATTATATTCCAATCAGGTGTTTAAAATTTTTGAAACTTATCCTGAAACAGATCATGTTTTTCAATTAGATGGCGTTAATGGACTGAATACCAGTATTGGTGGAATGGTCTTTAAACCATGGAATGAACGTAAGCGCACCACCAATCAATTACAACCCCAGATACAACATTTATTTGATGGTATCGCGGGAGCACGAGTGGCTGCATTTCAAAAACCTTCTTTACCGGGTGGAGGGAGTGGATTACCGGTGCAGTTTGTTATAACCACTACCGATGATTATATTAAATTAAATGATGTTTCTCAAACGTTATTAGACGAAGCGCGTAAAACGGGCTTGTTTGTTTATTTGGATAGTGATCTTAAATTAGATAAACCTCAAACAACGATACAACTCGATCGTGATAAAGCATCTCAACTTGGGTTAACGATGGCTGATGTGGGTGATTTATTAGCTTCTGCGATGAGTGAGAATTATATTAATTATTTTAATTTTGACGGTCGATCTTACCAAGTTATCCCTCAGGTGATGCGAGGTTATCGTTTGAATGCCGATCAATTGCTAAGTTATTATTTAAAGATTCCCAATGGTTCGGTGATTCCTTTATCCACGATAGCCCGATTAAAAACTATTGTAGTACCAGAATCGATTAATCATTTTCAGCAATTAAATTCAGCCACTATTTCAGCTGTTCCTTTTCCTGGTGTGACTATGGGAGGTGCATTGCAAGGCTTGCAAACTATAGCGAAAAAAATATTTCCAGAAAACTATACTATGGATTATGCGGCTCAATCTCGGCAATATCAGCAAGAAAGTAGTGCATTAATTTTAACTTTTTTCTTAGCTTTAATTATTATTTTTCTTTGTTTGGCAGCACAATTCGAAAGTTTTCGTGATCCATTGATTATTTTAGTCAGTGTTCCTATGTCAATTTGTGGTGCACTTATTTTTATAAGTTTAGGTATAGGCGGAGCGAGTTTAAATATTTATACGGAAGTGGGTTTAGTAACTTTAATAGGTTTAATTAGCAAACATGGGATTTTGATTGTGCAATTTGCTAACGATTTACAGCAAGAAGGCCATAAAAAACGCGAAGCCATACAAATGGCTGCCGGTATTCGGCTGCGACCCATCTTAATGACGACCGCTTCGATGGTCTTAGGTGTAATTCCATTAATTTTGGCGACAGGAGCAGGAGCTATTAGTCGTTTTAATATTGGTTTAGTGATTGCATCTGGAATTTCTATTGGGACTTTATTTACTTTATTTGTTGTGCCGGCCATGTATTTATTACTGGCTCAGGATCATCACGCTCAGACTGTCAGTGATATGCCGCAAGATTCGATTCTAGAGAGGTAA
- a CDS encoding APC family permease, producing MLKRDISTTNILIAAAGGMIGSAWLFTPFIGAQMAGPNALISWMIAALFMLFIALPLCELGTMLPISGGLSNYPTYTHGREVGFLFSWITWLAYVVMTPIEIQAILQYSSHFFPFLLIKEATYFKLSHTGYLVAVIIMFFIVLLNSYGIKFLAECNKYASIVKFLLPSIAIVALIHTSPTLQNITLDLTNKTSWIEIFSALSAGGIAFAFTGFQNGLMLGGEVKNPQKNIPIAILGAVLVGFILYFMLQLSFLVAVPQSYLQQGWPHLSFPGDSGPLVGLTLLLGLSIVAMLLLFDAAFSPLGTTLVYTAATSRILYGMALNKHLPPFFLKLNRYQIPYVTLYANFLVGICAFLPFPGWQKMVAFLSSASILSYGIGPICLLALRKMRPEQQRPFKLSASLIICHMAFYVANLMLYWCGFSVIWKLYIAILVGFVIYLCYQKRRFWINNFSLYWFFSYLSILLLFSYLGPFGGIAQLKFPLGILVILPFSVLMLYLSQYCLVRDQAEEESFALMNKQLQDL from the coding sequence TTGCTAAAGCGTGATATTTCCACGACTAATATCTTAATTGCCGCAGCAGGTGGAATGATAGGTTCCGCTTGGCTATTTACCCCTTTTATAGGCGCGCAGATGGCTGGGCCGAATGCACTCATTAGCTGGATGATTGCGGCACTTTTTATGTTATTCATAGCCCTCCCATTATGCGAATTGGGGACTATGCTACCGATTTCTGGTGGTTTATCGAATTATCCGACCTATACGCATGGTAGAGAAGTAGGATTTTTATTTTCTTGGATCACATGGCTTGCCTATGTGGTGATGACACCAATAGAAATCCAGGCCATTTTGCAATATAGCAGTCATTTTTTTCCTTTTTTGTTAATTAAAGAAGCTACTTATTTTAAGTTATCACACACAGGTTATTTGGTAGCAGTTATCATCATGTTTTTTATTGTGCTGCTGAATAGTTATGGAATTAAATTCTTAGCGGAATGTAATAAGTACGCCAGCATTGTGAAATTCCTTTTACCGTCGATTGCTATTGTTGCTTTAATCCATACTTCGCCGACTTTACAAAATATCACGCTTGATTTGACTAACAAAACTAGCTGGATAGAAATATTTTCGGCTTTATCTGCAGGGGGTATCGCGTTTGCGTTTACTGGTTTTCAAAATGGTTTGATGTTAGGAGGTGAAGTTAAGAATCCGCAAAAAAATATTCCTATTGCCATTTTGGGTGCCGTATTAGTGGGGTTCATTTTATATTTTATGTTGCAACTTAGTTTTCTAGTGGCAGTCCCTCAAAGTTATTTGCAACAAGGCTGGCCGCATCTTAGTTTTCCGGGTGATAGTGGACCTTTAGTCGGTTTAACTTTGTTACTCGGCCTTAGCATCGTAGCCATGTTATTATTATTTGATGCGGCTTTTTCACCATTGGGAACGACATTAGTTTATACCGCTGCCACATCGCGAATTCTCTATGGCATGGCATTGAATAAACATTTACCGCCATTTTTTTTAAAACTTAATCGTTATCAAATTCCGTATGTCACACTCTATGCTAATTTTTTAGTAGGAATTTGTGCTTTTTTGCCGTTTCCAGGTTGGCAAAAGATGGTGGCGTTTTTATCTTCGGCGAGCATACTTTCGTATGGAATAGGACCTATTTGTTTATTAGCATTACGAAAAATGCGGCCTGAGCAACAGCGCCCTTTCAAATTATCAGCGAGTTTAATTATCTGTCATATGGCATTCTATGTGGCTAATTTAATGCTTTATTGGTGCGGTTTTTCAGTGATATGGAAGCTTTATATCGCCATTTTAGTGGGTTTTGTTATCTATCTTTGTTATCAAAAACGTCGTTTTTGGATCAATAATTTTAGTTTATATTGGTTTTTTTCTTATCTATCCATTTTATTATTATTTTCTTATTTGGGTCCCTTTGGAGGTATAGCACAGCTAAAATTCCCATTGGGTATATTAGTGATATTGCCTTTTAGTGTGTTAATGCTTTATTTATCGCAATATTGCTTAGTTAGAGATCAAGCCGAAGAAGAATCGTTTGCATTGATGAATAAACAATTACAAGATTTATAA
- a CDS encoding efflux RND transporter periplasmic adaptor subunit yields the protein MHRLKKHFNRPMIIMLISVGTLFILIFAYQTINHFFIRHAMQKNISPVVTVSAMRVSYSWWQPKILTYGSMRAVNGVYVTTELAGLVRMVYLKPGAEVKEGDVLVQLNADSDVALLHSLEAQEKLAEIIYHRDRAQFAVKAISKAVLDTDEQNLKNLTAQVAQQEAIVAKKTLKAPFSGRLGVSTVNVGQYLNPGDQVVTLQALDPLYADFFIPQQKLVQLHIGSIVNIRTDTYPDKIFTGKVTTINPIVDVNTRNVQIEATIANPQSELYPGMFVSAEVQTSPLKHYLTLPQTAISFNPYGEIAYIVQQKGKDKNGKSQLSVLQTFVTTGEKRGDQIAILDGLKEGEMVVTSGQLKLKNGSLVVINNSVVPNNNPAPVAIDE from the coding sequence GTGCATAGGTTAAAAAAGCATTTTAATCGACCCATGATCATCATGTTGATCAGCGTCGGTACGCTTTTTATTCTAATTTTTGCTTATCAAACGATTAATCATTTCTTTATTCGACATGCGATGCAAAAAAATATTTCACCGGTTGTCACTGTTTCAGCTATGCGCGTTTCATATTCATGGTGGCAACCTAAGATTTTGACCTACGGTAGTATGCGTGCGGTAAACGGAGTCTATGTTACCACTGAATTAGCTGGATTAGTGCGTATGGTTTATTTGAAGCCAGGCGCGGAAGTTAAGGAAGGAGATGTTTTAGTACAACTTAACGCCGATTCAGATGTGGCATTATTGCATTCATTAGAAGCACAAGAGAAATTAGCTGAAATTATCTATCATCGTGATAGGGCACAATTTGCTGTCAAAGCGATTAGTAAAGCGGTGCTTGATACGGATGAGCAAAATTTAAAAAATTTAACTGCACAAGTCGCTCAACAAGAAGCGATAGTCGCTAAAAAAACTTTAAAAGCACCGTTTAGTGGTCGTTTAGGTGTTTCGACTGTAAACGTAGGCCAATATCTTAATCCGGGTGATCAAGTCGTTACTTTACAAGCCTTAGATCCACTCTATGCCGATTTTTTTATTCCACAGCAGAAGTTAGTGCAGTTACATATAGGATCCATAGTTAACATTAGAACAGATACCTATCCAGATAAAATTTTTACTGGAAAAGTGACTACCATCAATCCGATTGTGGATGTTAATACGCGAAACGTGCAAATTGAAGCGACCATCGCTAATCCACAATCTGAATTATATCCTGGTATGTTTGTTTCAGCGGAAGTGCAAACGAGTCCACTTAAACACTATTTAACTTTGCCACAGACGGCAATTAGCTTTAACCCTTATGGAGAGATCGCTTATATCGTGCAACAAAAAGGAAAGGATAAAAATGGAAAATCACAACTTAGTGTCCTACAAACTTTTGTGACGACGGGTGAAAAACGCGGCGATCAAATTGCAATTTTAGACGGTCTGAAAGAAGGTGAAATGGTCGTTACGAGTGGACAGCTCAAACTAAAGAATGGCAGTTTAGTCGTGATTAATAATTCAGTGGTGCCGAATAATAATCCAGCACCAGTAGCTATTGATGAATAA
- a CDS encoding LbtU family siderophore porin — protein sequence MRCKVVIFSWLALGMSCSALAAGIYERDSAYEQEIIRAQMNEMDWLLGRNQPGGFDQPCGWVCRINFSGWMNTDAYITNTPPVFSVVAPFTDFFFAQGTPFSLTANRASDLILNNANLFIDTRVNNWMKANMSLVYTSLTGVSGAQGVYQIPNSFLIYQPISRTKLDTAYATLQHFNVSPVYLRIGKEYVPFGNYDPYSFVSSENPTQLLSEINATTAQFGFAMPSGLYGSVYTFAGQPRLADGGSTRRIQNGGVNLGYTYTDCISKFNIDAGYVASITDTNFLSSYYTNSDIEVAGILPGLSNPNQTNIPGLPNQKAPAYNVNAEFQWGPLDINGHYIAMIRNFNKPFFLAFPVPITPALMSALTFNKPKLWGFELGLTFPAITKQTRLSVGYQTTKHLAGILPNRRIYVDYLMNISQWFDIGLAIFQNKDYSLGEDQVVTMTGVSNTRRVLFPGGSGNKSTVGQIRASIKFA from the coding sequence ATGAGGTGCAAGGTAGTTATTTTTTCCTGGTTAGCTTTAGGGATGAGCTGTTCTGCTTTAGCAGCTGGAATCTATGAAAGGGATAGTGCCTATGAGCAAGAAATTATCCGTGCTCAAATGAATGAAATGGATTGGTTGTTGGGTAGAAATCAACCCGGTGGTTTTGATCAGCCGTGTGGTTGGGTTTGCCGCATAAATTTTAGCGGTTGGATGAACACCGATGCCTATATAACGAATACGCCGCCTGTTTTTTCAGTAGTGGCGCCATTTACAGATTTCTTTTTTGCTCAAGGAACACCTTTTAGTCTTACAGCCAATAGGGCCAGTGATCTCATATTAAATAATGCCAATTTGTTTATCGATACGCGGGTTAATAATTGGATGAAAGCCAATATGTCATTGGTGTATACCTCTTTAACCGGCGTTTCGGGTGCGCAAGGAGTCTATCAAATACCGAACTCATTCTTAATCTATCAACCGATCAGTAGAACTAAACTGGATACGGCTTACGCTACATTGCAACACTTTAATGTTTCGCCAGTCTATTTACGTATCGGTAAAGAATATGTGCCCTTTGGAAATTATGATCCTTATAGTTTTGTAAGTAGTGAAAATCCTACACAATTGCTAAGTGAAATAAATGCTACAACCGCTCAGTTTGGTTTTGCCATGCCGAGTGGGCTCTATGGTTCTGTTTATACGTTTGCAGGCCAACCTCGATTGGCGGATGGAGGTTCAACACGTCGTATCCAAAATGGCGGAGTTAATTTAGGATATACTTACACTGATTGCATCAGTAAATTTAATATCGATGCAGGATATGTCGCTAGTATTACCGACACTAATTTTTTATCTTCTTATTATACAAATAGCGATATAGAAGTTGCAGGTATTCTTCCTGGTTTATCTAATCCAAATCAAACAAACATTCCTGGCTTACCCAATCAGAAAGCGCCTGCTTATAACGTGAATGCTGAATTTCAATGGGGCCCTTTAGATATTAATGGCCATTATATTGCTATGATACGAAATTTTAACAAACCATTTTTTTTAGCTTTTCCTGTTCCCATTACGCCAGCTTTGATGTCTGCACTTACTTTTAATAAACCCAAACTTTGGGGTTTCGAGTTGGGTTTGACTTTTCCAGCCATCACTAAACAAACCCGACTTTCAGTAGGCTATCAAACCACCAAACATTTAGCAGGAATTTTACCTAATAGACGAATTTACGTTGATTATCTTATGAACATAAGTCAATGGTTTGACATAGGTTTGGCCATATTCCAAAATAAAGATTATAGCTTGGGAGAAGACCAAGTGGTTACTATGACTGGTGTTAGTAATACTCGTCGTGTACTTTTTCCTGGAGGCTCAGGTAATAAATCCACCGTAGGTCAAATACGCGCAAGTATAAAATTCGCGTAA
- a CDS encoding YicC/YloC family endoribonuclease, translating to MTNSMTAFARKEKQAEWGQATWEVRSVNHRYLEIVLSLPDTFGYLEPLIRKQMQACLQRGRIEVKLRYKSFSNKAMPIEIDEELTQSLIGAYKKIAQLAHTETHLNPGELLRWPQLLKFPELNVEVIQPELMTLFSETLNEFCTVRSIEGNAIFELLNQRLRKLTDLRQHIQTQLPYILNLQREKVLTRLNEIKISLDPNRLEQEMLLFAQKTDVAEELDRLQIHLREFKNLLAKNQAQGKQLDFLLQELNREANTLASKSLNAELTLSAVNIKVLIEEMREQVQNIE from the coding sequence ATGACCAATAGCATGACGGCTTTTGCCAGAAAAGAAAAACAAGCCGAATGGGGCCAAGCCACTTGGGAAGTTCGTAGTGTCAACCATCGTTATTTAGAAATCGTTCTTTCTCTACCTGATACCTTTGGCTATTTAGAACCTTTGATCCGCAAACAAATGCAAGCCTGCTTGCAACGTGGCAGAATAGAAGTCAAACTGCGTTATAAATCATTTTCTAATAAAGCGATGCCGATTGAGATCGATGAAGAATTAACCCAGTCGCTTATCGGCGCTTACAAAAAAATTGCTCAGCTAGCCCATACTGAAACACACTTAAATCCCGGAGAATTATTACGATGGCCGCAACTACTTAAGTTTCCCGAATTAAACGTTGAAGTCATACAACCTGAATTAATGACGTTATTTTCTGAAACCTTAAATGAGTTTTGTACAGTTCGCAGTATTGAAGGTAATGCTATTTTTGAGCTATTAAATCAACGTTTAAGAAAACTTACGGATCTCCGTCAGCATATTCAGACTCAATTACCTTATATTTTAAATCTGCAACGAGAAAAAGTTCTAACTCGATTAAATGAAATTAAAATCAGCTTAGACCCTAACCGTTTAGAGCAGGAAATGTTATTATTTGCTCAGAAGACGGATGTAGCAGAAGAATTGGATCGTTTACAGATTCACCTTCGTGAATTTAAGAATTTATTGGCAAAAAATCAAGCCCAAGGCAAACAGCTCGATTTTTTATTACAAGAATTAAATCGTGAAGCCAACACCTTAGCTTCTAAATCACTGAATGCAGAATTGACCTTATCGGCCGTTAACATCAAAGTTTTGATAGAGGAAATGCGCGAACAAGTGCAGAATATTGAGTAA
- the gmk gene encoding guanylate kinase translates to MNIPGTLYIISAPSGGGKTSLVNALLESVSNLEVSISYTTRPPRPGEKEGVDYHFIDQIEFKQLIQKKSLLEHAIVFGHFYGTSMDWVTQKIEVGIDIILEIDWQGAQQIREKMPESIGIFIIPPSWEVLEKRLHLRGQDKKDVIKKRMADAKTELAHYDEYDYLILNENFSNALADLNAILRVRRLRCSIQKKELAPLLKILLN, encoded by the coding sequence ATGAATATACCTGGAACACTTTATATTATATCCGCACCTTCAGGCGGTGGAAAAACCAGTCTTGTCAATGCATTATTAGAGTCCGTATCTAACTTAGAGGTTTCTATTTCCTATACGACCCGACCACCACGACCGGGTGAAAAAGAAGGCGTAGATTATCACTTTATTGATCAAATAGAATTTAAACAGCTCATCCAAAAAAAGTCATTGTTGGAACATGCTATCGTTTTTGGTCATTTTTACGGCACTTCAATGGATTGGGTGACCCAAAAAATTGAAGTCGGTATCGATATCATCCTTGAAATTGATTGGCAAGGTGCACAGCAAATAAGAGAAAAAATGCCCGAATCAATAGGCATATTTATCATTCCTCCTTCTTGGGAAGTATTAGAAAAAAGACTACATCTTAGAGGACAAGATAAAAAAGATGTTATAAAAAAACGTATGGCAGATGCAAAAACTGAATTAGCTCATTACGATGAATATGATTATTTAATTTTGAACGAAAATTTTTCTAATGCACTTGCCGATTTAAACGCTATCTTAAGAGTAAGACGTTTACGTTGCAGTATCCAAAAAAAAGAACTCGCACCTCTTTTAAAAATTTTGTTAAATTAA
- the rph gene encoding ribonuclease PH, with protein MRATQRAIDELRVINLTRSYTNYAEGSVLVAFGNTKVLCTASVVPGVPKFLKGSGQGWITAEYGMLPRATHTRSEREASRGKQTGRSLEIQRLIGRVLRVSVDLKQLGENTIFLDCDVIQADGGTRTAAITGASVALKDALSVMKKKGELTQDPWRFLVAAVSVGIYKGQVILDLDYAEDSHAETDMNVVMTEQGGTLEVQATAEKNAFSKQQFEQLLAVAETGIKQLLKKQQESLALNKS; from the coding sequence ATGCGTGCAACACAACGTGCTATTGATGAGCTTCGTGTAATCAACTTGACACGTTCTTATACGAATTATGCCGAAGGGTCAGTATTAGTAGCATTTGGCAATACCAAAGTACTTTGTACAGCCAGCGTGGTACCGGGCGTGCCAAAATTTTTGAAAGGATCAGGCCAAGGATGGATTACTGCAGAATATGGTATGTTACCTCGTGCAACACATACGCGATCTGAACGAGAGGCGAGTAGAGGTAAGCAAACCGGTCGAAGTTTAGAAATACAACGCTTAATTGGCCGTGTTTTACGCGTGAGTGTTGATTTGAAACAGTTAGGTGAAAATACCATCTTTTTAGATTGCGATGTGATTCAAGCCGATGGTGGAACCCGAACTGCCGCTATTACGGGCGCAAGTGTTGCATTGAAGGATGCCTTAAGCGTAATGAAGAAAAAAGGCGAATTAACACAAGATCCATGGCGTTTTCTTGTTGCTGCAGTGTCTGTCGGAATCTATAAAGGACAAGTGATCTTGGATTTGGATTATGCAGAGGATTCTCACGCTGAAACGGATATGAATGTGGTAATGACAGAGCAGGGTGGTACCTTGGAGGTGCAAGCCACTGCAGAAAAAAATGCTTTTTCCAAACAGCAATTCGAACAACTGTTAGCCGTAGCAGAGACAGGAATAAAGCAATTATTAAAAAAACAACAAGAAAGTTTAGCTTTAAATAAAAGTTAA
- a CDS encoding phospholipase D family protein has product MLKKLLCGFFLFSVCPITTCLAISKSNNYATIQVCFTPGQNCTEEITDVIDAAKKSIFVQAYSFTSAPIAAHLVAAKKRGVIVNVILDKSQTTQKYSASRFLVNQHIPCWIDYKPAIAHNKIMIVDEKEVLTGSFNFTKAAQNKNAENLLIINDPTLAHLYLKNWERRRSVSRYLNPQNSWISEYS; this is encoded by the coding sequence ATGTTAAAAAAACTATTATGTGGTTTTTTCTTGTTCAGTGTTTGTCCTATCACCACCTGCTTAGCCATTAGCAAATCCAATAATTACGCCACTATACAAGTTTGTTTTACACCCGGTCAAAATTGCACTGAAGAAATTACCGATGTCATCGATGCCGCTAAAAAATCTATTTTTGTGCAAGCTTATAGCTTTACGTCTGCACCCATCGCTGCTCATTTAGTTGCCGCAAAAAAACGCGGCGTAATAGTCAATGTCATACTGGATAAAAGTCAAACAACGCAAAAATATAGCGCTTCACGTTTTTTAGTCAATCAACATATTCCCTGTTGGATAGATTACAAACCGGCTATTGCCCACAATAAAATTATGATTGTTGATGAAAAAGAAGTGCTTACTGGTTCATTTAATTTTACTAAGGCCGCTCAAAATAAAAATGCAGAAAATTTATTAATCATTAACGATCCCACATTAGCCCATCTCTATTTGAAAAATTGGGAACGGCGCCGATCGGTCTCGAGATATCTAAATCCACAAAACTCATGGATTTCTGAGTATAGTTAA